The Erwinia billingiae Eb661 nucleotide sequence TCGGCCTGTTTATCTTACTGTTTACTGACCGCTACCTGGTCAAAATGCTGGTGCGTCCGCTCGACGGCATGCGTGAGCATTTCCGCCTGATTGCCGATGGCGATCTGAGCCATCCGCTGGAAGATATCGGTCGTAACTGCGTCGGAAAACTGGTGCCTTTGCTGCGCGCCATGCAGGACAGCCTGCGTGAAGCGGTGAGCGCCATCCGCAGCGGTACGGACAATATCTATCGCGGCGCGGCTGAAATCTCTTCCGGCAACAACGATCTTTCTTCTCGCACTGAAGAGCAGGCTGCCGCGCTGGAACAAACGGCGGCGAGTATGGAACAGCTGACGGCCACGGTGAAATTTAACGCCGACAACGCCCGTCAGGCCAGCGACCTGGCGCAGAATGCCTCGGTCACCGCCAGCAAAGGCGGCAAGCTGGTGAATGATGTGGTCACCACCATGCAGGGCATCGCGGGCAGTTCGAAGAAGATTGCCGAGATCACCAGCGTGATCAACAGCATCGCCTTCCAGACCAATATTCTTGCGCTGAACGCGGCAGTTGAAGCCGCGCGGGCCGGTGAGCAGGGCCGTGGCTTTGCGGTGGTCGCCAGCGAAGTGCGTAACCTGGCGCAGCGCAGCGCCGGTGCAGCGAAAGAGATTGAAATGCTGATTGCTGACTCAGTTTCCCGCGTGGAAAAAGGATCGCTGTTGGTCGGTGAAGCCGGCAGCACCATGGACGCGATCCTCAGCGGCGTGGTGGAAGTGACCGAAATCATGAAGCAGATCGCTTCGGCTTCTGAAGAACAGAGTAAAGGGATTTCGCAGGTCGGTACGGCGATCACCGAAATGGACAGCGTCACCCAGCAGAACGCCTCGCTGGTAGAGCAGGTGTCGGCAGCGGCCAGTCAGCTGGAACGCCAGACGGAAGAGCTGACCCTGTCGGTCTCGAAATTCCGCCTGTCGCCCGTGTCTGCCGCAGCAGCGCCCGCACCGGCTGCCTATGTTAAGCCCGCCGGCGGTATGACGCGCGCGCTGACGGCTAAACCGGCGGCGGCTTCGGCAGATGAGTGGGTATCGTTCTAAGGGTTGTGCCCGCGGAGATCACCGCTGGCATAACCACGCCACCAATGCAGCCAGCTGCGGTGGCGCTTCTTCCGGCGGGCGCTGGATCAGACTGTAGACTGCGCCCGTTTTCACCGTCTCACTGAACGGGGCGATCAGCCTCTTCATCGCCAGATCCGCTGCGATCAGGGTCACATCGGCCACCGTCACGCCAAATCCCTGAATCGCCGCGCTGATCGCCAAATCCATGGTATCGAAATGCTGGTTGCGCTTCAGCAACACCGCTGACGGCTGCTGGCTTAACCACAGCTGCCAGTCACGCCCGTCGGCCGTGGGATGCAAAAAAGTGAAGCCTGAGAGATCGCTGACTGCCATCGGTTTTTCAGGCTGCAGGCTGGCGGCGATAACCGGCGTCAGTTCCTCATCAAACAACCGGCAACTGCCGGCCGGCTGGCTCCCGTACAGGATCGCCACGTCATGATTATCCAGCTGGGTGCTGTGGTCGACGGTGCTGGTCAGCGAGACGTGGAGATCGGGTTGCGCCTGCTCCAGCGCCACCAGTTTAGGCACCAGCCAGCGCATGGCACAGGTCGGTGCCTTCAGCCGGATCACGCCATGGGTTTTGCTGGCCTGTTCGGCCGCCTGCATCATCTGTTCGAAGGGGGTTTTCATTGCGGGAAGCAGGCTGGCGCCCTGAGCGGTGAGGGTCAGGCCACGGGCGTGGCGATCAAACAGCGCAAACCCCAGCCAGTTCTCAAGCGAAGCAATTTTGCGGCTAACGGCGCCCTGGGTGATGCACAGTTCCCCGGCAGCGCGGGTCAGATTCAGGTGCCTGGCAGTGACAATGAAGGCATGAATTGCATTGAGCGGGAGCGTGCGCCGTGACATTGTTTGCCTCTGAGCTATGTTTAAAAGTCATAGCTATTATGACAACAATTCGCTTGTCGGCTCAAGTGTGCTCACGTTGAATAGAGACATTGCGCATTCCACCTCCAACGGAGACAGCATGACCATCAAATCCTCTGTACAGCAGCGTTCAAAATTACCGGATGTTGGCACCACCATTTTCGCCGTGATCGGCCAACTTTCTGCCCAGCATAACGCCATTAACCTGTCCCAGGGCGCACCCAACTTCCCGTGCGACGAGGCTTTGATCAACGGCGTCACCAAAGCCATGGAGCAGGGGCATAACCAGTATGCGCCGATGACCGGACTGGGAGCGCTGAAAGAGGTGTTAGCCAGCAAGGTGCAGACGCTGTATGGCCAGCAGTATGACGCGGCCAGCGAAGTGCTGATCACCGGCAGCGCCAGCCAGGGGATTTATGCGGCAATCGGTGGTCTGGTGCACAGTGGCGACGAAGTGATCTTCTTCGAGCCGGCATTTGACAGCTATGCGCCGGTGGTTCGCTTGCAGGGCGGCGTGCCGGTCGGTCTGAAGCTGCAGGTGCCGGATTTCGCCATCGACTGGGATGAAGTTCGCGCCTCAATTACGCCGCGCACGCGGATGATTATCATCAACACCCCGCACAACCCGAGTGCTCAGGTGCTGTCGCGGGCCGATCTTGATCAGCTGGCGGCCATCACCCGCAACACCAATATCGTGGTGCTGTCCGATGAAGTCTATGAACATATCCTGTTTGATGGTCGTCAACATCAGGGCATGGCAACGCACCCGGAGCTGGCTCAACGCAGCGTGATCGTTTCATCGTTTGGCAAAACCTTCCACGTGACCGGCTGGCGTGTTGGCTATTGCCTGGCCCCGGCGGAGCTGATGGAAGAGATGGTCAAGGTTCACCAGTTTATGATGTATTCCGCCGACACCCCGATGCAGGTTGCCTTTGCGGATTACCTGCGCGAACCGGCTAACTATCTCGGACTGGGGGAGTTTTATCAGCGTAAGCGCGACATGCTGGCGGAACTGATGAAAGCGTCGCCATTTACGCTGCTGCCGTCAGCAGGTTCGTTCTTTATGTTGGCCAGCTATGCAGATTTCAGTGACGAATCTGACAGCGAAATGGTAAAACGTTTGATTGTTGATCACGGTGTAGCAACTATCCCACTTTCGGCGTTCTACACGGATGGTACTGACAATAAATTGATCCGTCTCTCTTTCGCAAAAGACGAAGCCACACTGAAGGCGGGCGCTCAGGCGCTGTGCCAGGTGAAGCCTCGCTAATAAATCTCCTGAGGGGAAGTTGATGAAGAAACTGAATGCACTGTTTGTGGCTGTAGGCCTGCTGTCTTCCATGTCTGCACTGGCGCAGGAAACGCTGCGTTACGGTCTGGAATCGCAGTATCCGCCATTCGAAAGCCGCAACGCCTCCGGTGAGCTGGAAGGGTTCGATATCGAGCTGGGCAAAGCGATTTGCCAGGCGGGCAATTTTAAATGTAGCTGGGTAGAAAGCAGCTTTGATGCACTGATCCCGGCACTGGCGGCGAAGAAATTCGACGCCATTAACTCGGCGATGAACATCACCGAAGCGCGCATGAAAAGCATTGGCTTCACCAAACCGATTTACCGTATTCCAAGCCAGCTGATTGGCAAAAGCGGCTCAGGCCTGCAACCGACCGTTGACTCTTTAAAAGGGAAAAACATCGGCGTGTTGCAGGGCTCAGTGCAGGAAACCTTCGCCAAGAAGCATTGGGAACCGCAGGGCGTGACGGTCACCTCTTATCAGGATCAGAACCAGGTTTACAACGACATGGTTGCTGGCCGTCTTGATGGCACGCTGGTGATGTCCGCAGCGGGTCAGTCTGGCTTCCTGGAAAAGCCGCAGGGTAAAGGCTTTGCCTTTGCGGGTGGCGCGGTAGAAGACACGCAGATCCTCGGCGTGGGTATCGGTTTTGGCCTGCGTAAAGACGATGCCAAACGCAAGCAGGAACTGGATGCGGCCATCACCAAAGTTCAGGCTGATGGCACCGTGACCAAGCTGGCGGCGAAATTCTTCCCAGGCATTGATGTTGCAGTTAAAGAATAACGCGCGGGCGTGAAGTCGCGCTGAGAGGCAGAGTGAGAAGGGGCGAAGAAATTCGCCCCTTTTTTGTTTTTATTTCGCCGCCAGCAGGCAGAGCTGCTCTGCGACCAGGTAGGACTTCACAAACGAGGGCACCGGCAGGAACTCAAACTTCGAATGGAAGTTATGCGCACCGGTAAAGAAGTTTGGCGTCAGCAACCCTTTAGCGGAAAGCGCCGCGCCGTCTGTGCCGCCGCGCATTGGCGTCACTTTCGGGGTGATATCCAGTGCTTCCAGTGCGGCAAAGATCAAATCAATGGCGCGACGATCTTCGCCGATCGCATTGCTGATATTGCTGTAGGTGTCGGTAATGGTAAATTCCACGCTACCGGTCGGGTACTGCTGGCGGATTTTCTCGGCCACATCGGCAATTTTCTGTTTACGCTGCTCAAATGAGGCCAGGTCAAAGTCACGAATTGAGGCCTTCAGCCGCGCTTCGTTGGCGTTGGCGGTCATATCATTAAACCAGACATAGCCTTCGCGGCCTTCGGTATGTTCAGGGGTTTCGAAACGGTCGAACTCACCGACAAAATCCATTGCCATCAGCAGCGGATTGACCAGCACGCCCTTGCCGGACATTGGGTGCGCGGTCACGCCGGTCAGCCGGATTTCAGCCGCCGCCGCGTTAAAGTTTTCATACACCACTTCACCCAGCTCACAGCAGTCGATGGTGTAGGCAAAATCGACATCGAAGCGCGATTTCAGATCGAGGGCTTTCGCCCCACGCAGGCCGATTTCTTCATCAGGCACAAACGCCACCACGATATCGCCGTGCGGCGTGTCGTGAGTCAGATTTTCCATCAGCGTCATCACCACGGTGACCGCCGCTTTATTATCCGCACCCAGCACGCTGGTGCCGTCACTGAAGATCACGTCCTGGCCATGATAGGCATTGATTTCCGGGTGTTCCGCAGTGCGTAACCAGATATCTTCTTGCTGATTCAGGCACAGGTCTTTGCCTTCAAAGCGCAACGTCTGCGGATGGATATGCGGAGACAGACCAACGTCGACGGTATCAATATGGGTGATAAAGCCGATGCGGGGTGCAGCAGGGCGGTTACCCGGTTTAACGGCGGTGACGGTAGCGAATTCATCAATCACCACATCCTGTAATCCCAGCTCACGCAGTTCTTCGGCCAGCATTTTCGCCATATTGTGTTGTTCAGGCGTGCTGGGCAGAACCTTAGCCGAGGCATCACTCTGGCTGGTGACGGCAAGGTAACGGTAAAAACGGGTGCTGAGCTGGCTGGCCAGTTGCTGATTCATCCTGTCTTCCTGTGTCTGTGTGGGGGTAAAGCGGATTTGTTATAACTATCAGAGAGTCAGGCCCAGGTCAAAGCCCGGAGCGGAGAAATGACGGAGCGGACTGGTCAGTAAATAGCCAGTTGAAAGGCTTCTTCCGGCGAAGCGCTGAGAAGCCACTATACTGAATGTTCATGATAAACAAACAGGAGGACAGTCATGACCATTCATAAGAAAGGGCAGGCGCACTGGGAAGGCGATATTAAGCAGGGTAAAGGCACGATCAGCACCGAAAGCGGCGCGCTGAAAGAGCAGCCATATGGCTTTAATACCCGTTTTGAAGGCAAACCAGGCACTAACCCGGAAGAACTGATTGGCGCGGCCCATTCGGCTTGTTTCTCAATGGCGCTGTCGCTGATGTTAGGCAATGCAGGCTTCACCCCGGAAAGCATCGATACCGTGGCCGATGTGTCACTGGATAAGTCGGGTGATGGTTTTAAAATCACCAAAATTGCCCTGCAAAGCCAGGTCAAACTGCCGGGCATTGATAGCAGCAAATTCGATGAAATTATCAACCAGGCGAAAGCCGGTTGTCCGGTCTCTCAGGTGTTAAACGCTGAGATTACCCTCGAGTACAAGCTGAACTGATCCTTCAGTCTTCTTGACGCTCTGTGTTCCCTGCCGTCCGGTGGGGAACAGTCATTTTACCTCCGTCCTACCCTCACTTCTCATTGACTTCTCGTCAGACGCCACTCACTTTTCAGGCGGATATTTTACCGATCCCGCGCGCAAATAATTTTCAATCATTTGAAATATAACCCAATCTTATGGTCAAAAATGCGTCTTTTTACTGGCTCCCTCTGGAGATAGCGATTAGATTGTTAACTGTTCAGGACAGACAATAAAAGCACTTTAAAGTGAGGATGGAGATGAGAAAATCAGTATTAAGGACGGCAGTCGCCGCGTTGGCGTTGGTTGTGGCTTCTGGGGCCGCGGCGAAAACGCTGGTGTTCTGTTCGGAAGGATCGCCGGAAAACTTTAACCCGCAGTTATACACCTCAGGGACCAGCGTTGATGCCAGCGCCGTGCCGGTATATAACCGGCTGGTGGATTTTAAAGTGGGCACCACAGAACTGATCCCTAGTCTGGCAGAGAGCTGGGATATCAGCCCCGATGGTAAAACCTACACCTTCCATCTGCGGAAAGGCGTAAAGTTCCAGAGCAATAAAGCCTTCAAACCGACCCGCGACTTCAACGCCGATGACGTGATTTTCTCGTTTATGCGGCAGAAAGATCCAAAAAACCCGTACCACAATGTCTCTAACGGCACCTACGCCAACTTTGAAAGCCTGGAGTTTGGCTCGCTGATCCAGAATATTGAAAAAGTTGACGACAACACCGTGCGCTTTACGCTGGCCCATGCAGAAGCGCCGTTCCTCGCCGATCTCGGCTGGTACTTTGCCTCGATTCTCTCGGCTGAATACGCTGACGCGATGTTAAAAGCGGGCACGCCAGAGAAGGTCGATCAGGTGCCGATCGGGACCGGACCTTTTGAGCTGGTGCAGTATCAGAAAGATTCGCGCATCCTGTTCAAGTCCTTCCCGGAATACTGGCAGGGTAAAGCCAAGCTGGATCGGCTGGTATTCGCCATCACGCCGGATGCGTCGGTGCGTTTAGCCAAGCTGGAGAAGAACGAGTGTCAGGTGATGCCGTTCCCGAATCCCGCCGATTTGCCGCGCATGAAAGAGAATAAGGATTTGGTGCTGATGCAGAAGCCCGGCCTGAACACCGGTTTCCTCGCATTCAACACGCAAAAGCCGCCGATGGATAACGTTAAGGTCCGTCAGGCGCTGACCATGGCCATCAATAAGCCGGCGATCATTCAGGCGGTCTTCCAGGGAACCGGCACCGCAGCGAAGAATCTGTTGCCGCCGGGCGTGTGGAGTGCCGATCAGGATCTGAAGGATTACGACTACGATCCTGAGAAAGCCAAAACCCTGTTAAAAGAAGCCGGCATCAAGCCGGGCACCACTATCGAGCTGTGGGCAATGCCGGTTCAGCGTCCGTATAACCCGAACGCGCGGCGCATGGCGGAGATGATCCAGGCCGACTGGGCGAAAGTGGGCGTCAATGCCAAAATCGTCAGCTTTGAATGGGGTGAATACCTGAAGCGGGTGAAGGATGGCGATCATCAGGCCGCGCTGATGGGCTGGACCACCGCAACCGGCGATCCGGATAACTTCTTCGGTCCGTTGTTCAGCTGTACCTCGGCCAACGGCGGGTCGAACTCCTCGAAATGGTGTTACAAGCCGTTCGACACGCTGATCACCGAAGCCCGTAGCGAGCAGGATCATAATAAACGCATCCAGCTTTACCGCCAGGCGCAGCAAATCATGCACGATCAGGCCCCTGCGGTGATGATTGCCCATTCGACCATCTTTGAACCGGTACGCAAAGAGGTGACCGGCTATGAGATCGATCCGTTTGGCAAACATATCTTCTATCAGGTTGATATGAAGTAATGCCGGTGGCCCTCGTTATGGGGGCCGCCGTTTATCCCCTTTGCTGTTGACGCCAGTGAGCGATCAGCGTGGCGGTTTTTTCCCGGTCGATCGGCCGGGAAGGGGTATAAATCACCAGGCCCAGATCGGCGCGGCCATCAACGGCAAACGAAGAGTATTCGAAATTGCACTCGCCCACTAACGGCAGGCGCGTATGTTTGATGCCCTCGCCGTACTGCTGAACATCATAATTTTGCCAGATGGTGTTGAATTCGCTACTGCTCTGGCAAAGCTCATCAATCAATGGCTGCACGGAATCCATGGCACCGGCGCGCATCACTTCCGATCGAAAAGCCGCGACGGCAAACGTGGCATCCTGCAGCCAGTTCACCATATGTTCTTTCACGCGGGGATCGCCAAACAGGATCCGCAGGATGTTCCGCTGTTCGGGCGCCATTTTGCTGTAGTCCTTCAGCACCGCACGCGCGGCTTCGTTCCAGGCAATGATGTCCCAGGTCGGGGTTTTCACCATCGCCGGGCTGTATTCCAGCGAATCCAGCACCCGCTGAAGCTGCGGCGATATCGGCTCCCAGGCCTGATAATGCACCTGCGGCGCGCGCTGTTGCGCCAGGAAAAACAGGTGTTCGCGTTCCACCGGTGTCAGTCCCAGCGCTTCAGCAATCCGGTTGAGCACTTCAGCCGAAGGCGAGCCGCCGCGGCCTTGTTCCAGCCAGGTATACCAGGTGGCGCTGACGTTGGCGCGGTTGGCCACTTCCTCCCGCCGCAATCCCGGCGTACGGCGGCGGATCGGGGAAATACCAAAATCCGCCGGATTCAGCTTCGCCCGCCGATCTTTCAGGTAACTGCCCAGTAATTTGCTGTCCACGTTATGGCTTCCTCAAGAATGACTTACAGGGGTAAGTTGTTTGGTTGCTCTGTTTATTGCTGTAGCAAGTCGTCTGGATGCTTCGGTGACCTCGTCAGGGCGCAAAGTCGTTGTTAACCTTTCCCTCAGTGCTGGCTGAGTTTGCCGCTGTTACAAAGCAATTCGTATGGATGCTCTGGTGGCAAGTTCAGGGAGAGAAGGTTGAACGCAAAGTCGCCGTGCACCCATCCCTGGGGACTCAGCGGCGACATCCCTGTCGCCGATGCTTTGCTTATCAACCTTCTCTCCCTTCCCCAAGGCTTCATTGTTGCCTGTTTCAATGGGGTCACACAAATCAAAACCCGCTCCCCTAATGTATTTGACCTGTGTATCCACCAGGCCACCCAACGACACTAATGTTATGGGGTGGCGGCATAGAGCCCGGTAGCCGAGTGTCTGCGGCAGGGATGCCGCAGCCAAGCCCCCAGGGATGGGTTCACGGCGTCTCGGATACCGGGCTCTATGCTGACGCCATACCCCCGAGCCGGTGTTGACCTAAAGCCTTTGACCTTAATGCCTTTAAACTTAAAACCCCGAACCCACTCAGAACCCATACTCGCTACGGAAAAATTCATTCTGCTGCTGCAACTGCTCACTGACAAAGGTGAGAAACAGATTCAGCGCTGCGGATCGCTGGCGGCCGTTAACCGTTTGGACCTGAAGCGTGCGCTGGGTGAGCTGATCGATGCCGATAGACCGTAATGCCAGACCGTGCTCTTTGGCCTGATAAAGCACGGTAAACTGGCTGCAAATGGTGATTGCCTGCGGGTTTTGCTGCAGGAAAAAATAGAGCGTACTGAAATTATTGCAGGTGATCGCCGGCTCGATAAAAGTACCGCTCATCTGGCAGGAGAGCTCAAACAGCTGGCGGACGGTGGTGCCCTGATCGGGTAACGCCACGGGGAAGGCCTGCAAATCCTTTAGGGTAAACGCCTTTTTCGCCAGCGGATGGGACTGTTGCATCACGATCAATACCGGCGCAGGGAAAGAGGCCACGACATCGACGCCTCTTTCCGGCTGCAGGCTGAACTGAAAAGCAACATCACACTCTCCCCGGCGCAGGATCTCCGCCACTTCCAGCGCGCTGCCCACGGTCAGATTAAAACTGACCGACGGATTCAGATGACGAAACTGCGAACAGAGCGCGGGCAGCAGGCTGAACGCCATGCCGTCAGTGCAGGCAATACGCAGCGCGGTTCTTCTCACCGCTTTCAGCCCTTTGATTTCCGCCATCGCATGTTCCATATCCATCAGGCTCCGGCGCACATGATTTTCAAAAATCTTCCCGGCATCGTTCAGCACCATACCGCGCGCATGTCTGTCGAACAGCGGGGCGCCGATTTCCGCTTCAAGCTTCTGGATCTGGCGACTGATGGCCGAAACCGCGACAAACAATTGTTGGCTGGCGGCACTCAATGAGCCGCAGTTGGCGACGGCCAGAAAATAGCGAATTTCAGAACTGTGCATTGCTTTGCCTTCTGCTGGTGCATGCTGCTTAACTGTGCAATCTTGCCTTGCTTTAAAAGCAACGCGTGTTTGATATTTTGATGATTGTGGCAAACCCCGATTTTAGCTTAGATGGATGCAGAACATAACAACAAACAAGCAAACACAACGGGCGGACCTATGACGGGTGAACAGGCAGTGGCGCAGGCCACAGCGTATTTTGATAGCGGCGAATTTAAACAGGTACTGGCACGACGCGTTGCCTTGCGTACTGAAAGTCAGCGCAACGATCGTGACGAAGAACTGCAGCGCTACCTTGATGAAGAGATTGCCCCGGCGATGCAGGCGCTTGGGTTTACGCTGACCCAGCTTGAAAATCCCAGCGCACACGCACGCCCTTTTTTAGTGGCCAGCAGAATCGAAGATGCAGCCTTACCTACGCTGCTGTGTTACGGACATGGCGATGTGGTATTTGGCGATGATGAAAACTGGCGCGAGGGACTGGATCCCTGGCAGCTGACCGAAGAGGGCGACCGCTGGTACGGCCGTGGCAGTGCCGATAATAAAGGACAGCACACGGTAAACATCGCGGCGCTTGAGCAAATCTTCCGCGCGCGCGGCGGCAAGCTGGGTTTTAACTGCACGTTCCTGTTTGAAATGGGTGAAGAGATCAGCTCACCTGGCCTGGCGCAAATCTGTGCCGAAAACCCAGAATTGCTGAAGGCCGATATCTTTATTGCTTCTGATGGTCCACGGCTGAATGCGCAGCGCCCAACGCTGTTCCTCGGATCGCGTGGCGCGGTAAACGTCCGACTCAGTATCCATGCGCGCGACCGCGATTATCATTCCGGTAACTGGGGCGGTTTACTGACCAATCCGGGAACTCAACTGGCTAACGCGCTGGCCTGCGTGGTCAATCAACATGGTCAGCTTCAGGTTGCAGCGCTCAAACCGCCGGCGATCTCCGCTGCCGTGCGGGAAATCCTCAGTGATATTGATGTTCTGGACAGCACCGATGGCCCGCAGATTGAGGTTAACTGGGGCGAAGCCGGGTTGACGCCAACCGAACGCTTATACGGCTGGAATACCTTCGAAGTGCTCTCACTCCTGACCGGTAATCCAGAAAGGCCAATGAATGCCATTCCCGGCAAAGCTACGGCGGTGTGCCAGCTGCGTTTTGTGGTCGGCACCGACTGGGAAAATATCGCTCAGCATCTGCGTCAGCATCTCGACAGTCATGGCTTCAGCCAGGTTGAGGTGGAGGTACTGCGAGGATCGCCTGCAACCCGGCTTGACCCACGCGATCCGCTGGTGGACTGGGCGCTTCAGGCGATGTCCTCGATTAGCGGGAAAAAACCGGCGCTGTTACCCAACCTCGGCGGCTCGCTGCCAAATGATGTCTTCGCTAAAATCCTCGGCTTGCCGACGTTATGGGTGCCGCATTCCTATCCCTCCTGCGGTCAGCATGCCGTTGATGAACATATGCTGAAATCCATTGCCCGCGAAGGGCTGCAAATGATGACCCAGCTGTTGTGGGAGCTGGGCGAGAAGGGCGCGGATCTGCTGGCCAGCCATCAACAGTATCAGCAGCAGGAGAAGACGGTATGAGCAGCGTCGTTCACCCGCAGTCTGACACGTTAAGCACCACGCCGAACCTGTATAAAACCCTGTTTGCCACCTGCGTGGGCAATGCTCTCGAATGGTTTGATATCGCGGTATACGGCTTTTTCGCCAGCTATATCGCCCATGCGTTTTTCCCCACTCAGGATCCCGCCGTTTCCCTTTTGCTGACCTTTGGCAGCTTTGGCGTGTCCTTCCTGATCCGGCCATTGGGGGCGATCGTACTGGGCGCTTATGCTGACCGCGTCGGGCGCAAAAAGGCACTGATGATGTCGATCACCCTGATGATGGTCGGCGGGCTGATCATTGTGCTGATGCCGGCTTACGGCACCATCGGCCTGATCGCGCCAATCATGATCCTGCTGGCGCGACTGATTCAGGGGTTCTCTGCAGGTGGCGAGTTTGGCAGTTCCACCGCCTTCCTCGTTGAACACTTTCCTCATCGCCGCGCATTTATCGCCAGCTGGCAGTTCGCAACCCAGGGCGCGAGCACCCTGTTAGCGTCGGCGTTCGGACTGGGATTAACCCAGTGGCTAAGCGAAGCGCAAATCCAGGACTGGGGATGGCGCATTCCTTTTGCTTTCGGACTGTTAATTGGCCCGGTCGGCCTCTATATTCGTCGTCATGTGCATGAACCCGCCAGCTTTGTCGCGCAGGAGAAAGCTCATTCTCCGCTGAAATTGCTGGCCGGGCAGCAGAAGAATCTGATGCTATTGGCCATCGGACTGATGGTGATCTCGACCGGCATTAACTACATGCTGAATTATGTCCCCACCTATGCCACCAAAAGCCTGCACCTCTCTGGGACGGCGGCGTTCAGCGCCACCCTGTTAGCCGGGGTTATTCTGACGGTGGTCACGCCATTGATGGGGCTTTGGGCGGAGAAAATAGGGCGCACACCGCTGATGTGGGGATCGCTTATCTTGCTGATCCTGACGATTTACCCGGCCTTCCTGCTGGTGGTGAACCGTCCTACGGCGGGAATGCTGCTGATGCTGGTGGGATGGATGGCGTTGCTGAAATCGGTTTATTTCTCGACGGTGCCGTCAATGATGGCCGATCTGTTCCCAATGACCACCAGGGCCAGCGGGATGGCGATCAGCTACAAC carries:
- a CDS encoding helix-turn-helix transcriptional regulator; translated protein: MDSKLLGSYLKDRRAKLNPADFGISPIRRRTPGLRREEVANRANVSATWYTWLEQGRGGSPSAEVLNRIAEALGLTPVEREHLFFLAQQRAPQVHYQAWEPISPQLQRVLDSLEYSPAMVKTPTWDIIAWNEAARAVLKDYSKMAPEQRNILRILFGDPRVKEHMVNWLQDATFAVAAFRSEVMRAGAMDSVQPLIDELCQSSSEFNTIWQNYDVQQYGEGIKHTRLPLVGECNFEYSSFAVDGRADLGLVIYTPSRPIDREKTATLIAHWRQQQRG
- a CDS encoding LysR family transcriptional regulator: MHSSEIRYFLAVANCGSLSAASQQLFVAVSAISRQIQKLEAEIGAPLFDRHARGMVLNDAGKIFENHVRRSLMDMEHAMAEIKGLKAVRRTALRIACTDGMAFSLLPALCSQFRHLNPSVSFNLTVGSALEVAEILRRGECDVAFQFSLQPERGVDVVASFPAPVLIVMQQSHPLAKKAFTLKDLQAFPVALPDQGTTVRQLFELSCQMSGTFIEPAITCNNFSTLYFFLQQNPQAITICSQFTVLYQAKEHGLALRSIGIDQLTQRTLQVQTVNGRQRSAALNLFLTFVSEQLQQQNEFFRSEYGF
- a CDS encoding M20 family metallopeptidase, with product MTGEQAVAQATAYFDSGEFKQVLARRVALRTESQRNDRDEELQRYLDEEIAPAMQALGFTLTQLENPSAHARPFLVASRIEDAALPTLLCYGHGDVVFGDDENWREGLDPWQLTEEGDRWYGRGSADNKGQHTVNIAALEQIFRARGGKLGFNCTFLFEMGEEISSPGLAQICAENPELLKADIFIASDGPRLNAQRPTLFLGSRGAVNVRLSIHARDRDYHSGNWGGLLTNPGTQLANALACVVNQHGQLQVAALKPPAISAAVREILSDIDVLDSTDGPQIEVNWGEAGLTPTERLYGWNTFEVLSLLTGNPERPMNAIPGKATAVCQLRFVVGTDWENIAQHLRQHLDSHGFSQVEVEVLRGSPATRLDPRDPLVDWALQAMSSISGKKPALLPNLGGSLPNDVFAKILGLPTLWVPHSYPSCGQHAVDEHMLKSIAREGLQMMTQLLWELGEKGADLLASHQQYQQQEKTV
- a CDS encoding MFS transporter, with the translated sequence MSSVVHPQSDTLSTTPNLYKTLFATCVGNALEWFDIAVYGFFASYIAHAFFPTQDPAVSLLLTFGSFGVSFLIRPLGAIVLGAYADRVGRKKALMMSITLMMVGGLIIVLMPAYGTIGLIAPIMILLARLIQGFSAGGEFGSSTAFLVEHFPHRRAFIASWQFATQGASTLLASAFGLGLTQWLSEAQIQDWGWRIPFAFGLLIGPVGLYIRRHVHEPASFVAQEKAHSPLKLLAGQQKNLMLLAIGLMVISTGINYMLNYVPTYATKSLHLSGTAAFSATLLAGVILTVVTPLMGLWAEKIGRTPLMWGSLILLILTIYPAFLLVVNRPTAGMLLMLVGWMALLKSVYFSTVPSMMADLFPMTTRASGMAISYNIAVTVFGGFAPLICTLLITATGTSLAPSYYLMALALLSGWALYKTQSLKRVTA